In Setaria italica strain Yugu1 chromosome I, Setaria_italica_v2.0, whole genome shotgun sequence, the genomic window CCCATCACACTCCATGCAGGCAGTTGTTTCAGCATTTCTCTCATCACAGGTGTCAAgctaagggcgtgtttggataTATTGTATTGACAGATGCAGATCCCGATACGATTCTTCTCGTGCGTCGACGTCGGAAAGAGTAGAGGTGTGCACACTGGTTGGTTGACCCAGTTTTGACATGGCCGTGGAGTTCTCCCCAAGTTTTCGGGCGATCGAGCGCCCGAATTCTTCCGCATGAACAGGGACGTGTGGCGGTGGACCTGACCGCGGATCTTGCCGAGAAGAGACCAGCGAAGCATCGAGCCCTCTTCGCCGAGGTTCCATCTGGCAAGAAACTGAGAGGCTAATCTGCCGCTCAAGGAAGGGCAGTAGACGACGAGCTTCTTGTTGTGGCTGTGGAGCCCCAGTCCGTCCTACTCGACCGAAAAGCGGTGACAGAGCGCGCGCCGATGACTTGATGCATGTGTCCAAAAACCGAGACGAACCGGTCGCACGTACTGCAGAGGCTCGTTTCGCAACGCTCCGCAACCGTTCGATCTGCCCGGTTGGCTCTTGCGAGTTGGTCGTCCATTAGCTAGGGCCGGGACTTTCTGTCTGACTGAAGCTTCTTACACGCTACACTAACCTTTACCGTACTGCTCACCTGCATGCGTTAGTTTATACCGCCTCGTTCACTGAATCACTCACTGTCACTGGCGTAGATAAAGGTAATACTCCAATAAACATAAGTATGCCACAAAAGCACACGTCTAGATAAGGTTAAAGGCGCCGTCGATCACTGCCCAAGTCAAACCCACCACGACACCGGCTAACTCGTGCAAATTAATCTCCAGGCTCAATCTGAATGGAGTGCTAAAATATCATTAGTGCGAGTGTCAGTGACACACCTGATGAGCGATCGAGGATTCGAGGTACCTGGCTAGGTCATCCAAAGAAATGACATCACTGTCACAGTGTCACTGGAGTACTGTGCATCTAGTTTATATATACGCATCGACGCCCGTCGCGACTTTATACACGCCACACTTCGATCGTGCCATCCCGACACGACCTGTGCGCTCACGGCTCGCACCGATGTACTCGTGCGAGCAAGaccacacggcggcggcgcgcacagCGTTCGCCGACACGGGCTACCACCGGGCGTGCGCCGCGCCCCGCTCGCTCCAGCCCGCGGCCGCCCATCGGCCCGGCCAGCAGGTACTGctcccggccgcggccgcggcagtTGCCGCCGTGCAGCCGCGGCGCGCCAAGAGCAAGAAGCGCGGGGCGCCGTCGcggccctcgtcgtcgtcgtcgcgccgGTCGTCGACCACCGTGGTGGCGACCGACGTGAGCAACTTCCGGGCCATGGTGCAGGAGCTCACCGGCTTCCCCCCGGCCGCCATCTTCCGCCCGCTGCCGCGCAGGGTGCACGCGGCCAGCCCCTTCGTCGgcgtcagcggcggcgcggggcaagGGTGTTCCGGTAGCGAACGGCGAGGGCATGGCGGTTCGGAGGCGACCAATAGTGGTACTAgagtcgtcggcggcggcggcggcaccagccCCGACGCTCCGGCGGCCGCGCTGCCGGTGAtggcgcagccgccgccgccgcagtgcGCGCCGCTGGGCGTGTTCGACGGGCTGGCGGACCTCGGCTCGCCGGAGTTCGACTCCTGGGGAGATTTGACAATCGAATAAGCACTCTCGCTCTGGATCGTCGTTGGCCGGCTAGATTAATGGATGGATTGTTCAAGGATGGTAACCTGCTGGTTGGTAATTTCCTTGTGTTCTTGTGTTATGTGCACGTGTAGCAGTTAGCCACACGATGGGGCAGTAGTGCTTGTTGTTTTCACAAGATATGCCTCGGTGTAAAATTCAGGGACCAAAGTGGCTATTTTACTTGCATTAATCATGCTCTTGTAATGCAAATCACTTTCGATTGGCTCAATTGACTTTCTGTAAGTACATACTGCTTTAATGGGAAAAAACTATCTGGCCTTTTGCATCCAATTCATTATCATAAGGTTTCTATTTTAAACGATAAGGGAAGCTCATCGATTGTCAAATCTTACTGCCGTGTCAGTGTTTTTCCTCCTTTAAATTTCTCGTGCTTGTTAAGCGATGCAGTCAAGTATAAACGAAATAAGACAAATATGACGGTCACAGTCGCTGACGCGTGGACGACCGGACCTTTCATGTGGCGGCTGACAATTCATTTCATAGTACAACAAACTGACTGACGAAGCAAGCCAGATGTGTCGCTCGACTCGAAGTCAACCAAATATTAAAAAGCTACGCAGAATGACTAGCTAGAAATCAGAAAATCAGGAGGACAATATTAAAAAGCTATGCAGAATTCTTACGGTGTTTGGATGCACCCGCTaacacctgtcatatcggatgtttgatactaattaggagtattaaacataaactaattacaaaactaattgcacggatggagtctaattcgcgagacaaatctattaagcctaattagtccatgatttgacaatatggtgctacagtaaccatttgctaatgatggattatttAGGcgtaatagattcgtctcgcgaattagtttaggggttctgcaattagttttataattagcttatatttagttctcctaattagcatcggaatatccgatgtgacactgctagtATCATGCACCGGCACGTACGAGAGCCTGAACAGACAGATTGCGTGACAACTGGCGGGCACTCTGGTTGCCACCTTCCTGCGATCTCTTGCTCTTGATGTTGAACCTCTTCCGAGTTTGTAACATGTTTTGTACTGTTGCAAGTCTTGGTCATGGCACTTGACAGGCTAGGTTGAACGTGTCAAGCGCCTCTGAACATTTCTCTCGTCACCGGATCTCGTCATGAGTGTTGAATGCACCGTCAGATCCAAGCTAGCGTACATGAGAAACTGAATGATGCATGCACCTGGCTGCTTAGACTCCTCTAAACAACCAGAAAAGGAAAGGTAAAAAGGACTTTGCACCCAAGGTCAGAGTTTTAGAACAATTAGCGTCCAGTTTGATTCTTGTTATTTAGCCATCAGGAAAGGGCAATCACacttcacaaaaaaaaagattaatgAAGGCTATATAATGAAGGGATCAGCTCGCCATGCTCTTCGAACCCACAAGTGTCCAAGCGTTGATTGCAGCACAAAAATTAGCAAGCAGATCAATAAACCATCTTTTATTTAACGAGCACTGCTATATATGCAGGCTGGGTCACAAACTTATTATTGTTCAGAAACATAACCATGCGTTCAGCACTTTTTATGGAGCTTCATGCACCCATCAAGTAAGGAGGTACATACGAGATGGTGCTGAGACACCCTCCTCACTCTGCTCCTAGGAGCGCGAGGATAATATCCTCATAGTCTCTGGTCGTATCTTTAGCAACAGCACGCTCCAGCGTCACGCTGTTCCTCTTCTGGTAGGCCTCCTTTATCAGCTTCAGGTCGACCTCAGCGCGGGTAGTTATGACCCTGGTGAGATCATCCTCATCTGTGCCCATGCCTCCAAGAGCTAGTCGAAGGATTTTCTCAAAGTACCTGTCAGGGCAAGTGAAGCATCGGATGATCGCCCGCAGCGTTGCAAGGAACTCATCCTTGGGATCAGCTTTCAGATCCTGTTAGAAGTGAGTACCAAACAACATTATGAGCAACTGTAACTGAACAATTTCTCACAAAAAAAACTGTGAACAGTTCCTCTTCTAGCAATCTGCAAGCACTTGAATCTTGCAGAAAGTAGATTAATGCAGGGCAAAACGACAGACTGTTGATGAGTGAACCAAAGTTGTATAAGGGTGAACGCAGGGCAAAACGACAGACTGTTGATGAGTGAACCAAAGTTGTATAAGTGGTAATTCTTTTTCACTTAGCTGGTTGATTCCATCTTAATACCATATATGCAGCTTAAACGAGTGCTAATCAAAATCGATCGCGAAAGGAGGGGCATAGGTAAAACATACAgacattttttttgcattttgtgTGTCTTAAAAAATTGAATGGTAATGTAAGTTTCCTAACAAGAGCGCACTTATCGTTATTTACCTTGTTGATTGGATGATCAAACTGATCCTTGTAGCTATTGAATGTTGCAAGTAGCTGAGCTTTGCTCCGTGTGGTTAGAATCCTGATGATCTCCTCGTCACTATAAGCCTTCTTATGAATCTTCTCATGAAGTATTTTGGCTTCAGAGTGGGCCAATGAAGTGTTCACCTCTGGGCCATCATAGCGGTATGCACTTACAAGAGGCACCAAAAGCTGAAACGAAGAAATGACTATTTTTAGAACTCCCTTTTTTACCAACACTCAGCTCTAATCCACTCAAAATAGGAAAGTTCAGGAAAAGTATACATAGACCGGAAAATACATCAAGCTTAATCTAAACGTGACGAGTCGACAACCACCGGATAATCAAATTTTCAGTTCATCATTTTGACATATAGCAGCCACACTCAGTTTAGATCATCTAATATCTTTTTTGAAAATTGAGGGATCATCTAATATTGTATTCATGATTCTAAATCAGTCATATCAAGGtccagaaaacacacacacaaaagaGACAAGATAAGTGTACCAACAGGATTAACAGATTTGTAACATCTCATCTTCAGGATGCGCAGTGAGCGCTAGACTAATaattaagggtgtgtttggatcttccggctaaagtttagcccttgtcacatgaatgttcggatgctaattagaaggactaaatatgagctaattataaaactaattgtagaagccctaggctaattcacgagactaattattaagtctaattaatccatcattagcaaatggttattgtagcaccacattgtcaaatcatggactaattaggcttaatagattcgtctcgcgaattagcctccatatgtgcaattagttttgtaattagtttatatttaatactcttaattagtaccaaacatccaatgtgacaggggctaaagtttagcccctagtaCCAAACAACCCCTAAATTTGTGATCATATTTTAACATAATGAATAGCAAGCACAGTAACACAGCGTGACAGGTTATATAAACTAGCAGATCATCAGATCCATACACATCTCAGCATGAGAAATGATTTTCCTTCGGACGGCGGCGCAAAAATGAACAATATGCACAGTATGACTGGCTAAATGAGCCAGCAGGATCATCAAACCGTGACAACCTACTGAGAAATCACTTTCCTTCATAATGCACTGTATGCACTAGACTTGTCAAAGATAAGAGCATGAAGAGTCAGTAGACTCTGTAGTCTGTACCAAAAACAAAACATCATGTCTCGAGACCGACATAACAAGCAACGCATTTGACTGATCTGTATAACTTTCAGATGGAAAGAACAGATCAAAATCACATATCGACAAGCGCATATGCGGTCTCTATATGATAAGCTCGGATACGTACGGTTTCTATTTAATAAGCAGACATCAGATCGTGATAAGATCCGGAGGTTTCACCTTGCGGAAGTCGCCGGTGATGTGCGCGGCGACGTCCTCCTCGAGCGAGCGCTTGAAGCGGTCGTGGTAAGCCTGCTTGGCGGCGAAGAGCTGCGCGGGCGTGCGTGCGCACGCGATCTCCACCAGCACGCGGCCGCCGGGGTGCCACTTCTTAGCCTCCTCGTTCGCCAGCACGGCATCCCTCTCGGCGGGGTCCAGCGTCCACAGGATCACCGCCCTCTGCGAATCATTCAGGGGACCAGGCCAATCAACCAGTCAATCAATCAGCGAACCAATCGCCGCGTAATTAAGCCGAATCAGACAGGGTCCTGATCGCGATCGGCCCTCGGATCTATCGACCGGCCAGATACCTCGAACTTGCCGTGGATCTCGTCGCCGAGGGCGCGGAGCAGCTCCTTCCCGTAGGCCTCGGCGTAGGCGCGGCGGATCGCGCGGCGGTGCGCGGCGTCCCGGTGCGCCAGGATGGAGATGATCAGCTTCTCGTTCGTGCCCCAACCTGCGATCGAAGCAGAGACCGCGTcagccgtcgtcgtcgcgtGCGGCGAGAACGTGCGCGAGCGAGGAGGCGGGAGCGAGCGGGACGACCTTCGAAGGCCTTGTGGAGCTGCTCGCAGTCCTCGGCGacgggcgggacggcggcggggacggtgAGTGTCGCCATTGCGTCGGTCGGTCCGGGTGGCGGGGGTGGGTGGGCGCGAGCGCGATCTCTCCCCGTGCTGCGCCCGTGGGATCTGGGAAATGGCTGGGGGAACTTGGGGGCTTGGGGGGGCTTGTGTAGCAGTAGCCGCGCGGATGCCGCGGTGCGCGCGGGGAACAGACGCTGGGAGGCGAGGGGTTTtgtggggaggggaggggtttGCGGAGGGTGCCTCGCCCGATCGATCCGGGTGCCTGTCCGTCCGGGCGACGGCAGCACGAACGCCAACAGGTTCGCGGAAAATGGTGTGGGTGGCGTTCGGGACCCGCGGAGAGGGCCACCACCCCGCGTACGTGTCCTTGGCGCTCCATGATCGCGGTGGCCACGACGTCTGATACAGACGCGCCGTGATGGCGACGGTACGTGACTTTGAGCACAGGCACAGAGCGATCAGCAGGAACCCATAATTGCAAAAACATCAATTGTTCgaaaaaaataattgcaaaCACCTTGATGGGGACAGAGCGATCCGACGCGTCCCTTGATGGAGTATAAAGCTTTGTCCGTGGATTAGTTGTTGCTAAAAGGCAGCACCATGCGTGCCATTAGTGTAGGTTGttgttctttcaaaaaaaaaaagtgtaggTTGTTCGATGCCAGCACGATCGATCACATCACCTCTTATATTATATGATGAAGGGTTCAGTGTCAATGATGCGTTGATACTTTTAGGATCAATTAATCTGCTGTTTCACGGAGGCAGGGGGCTCGATGCCAATCGGTGAAAAGAGAAACATGGACGACTATTGTATTGGGATCTGATAACGGCAACTAAAATTGGGTAGCAATGGCTTAAGAACATTGAGTGCCCTACTTATACTATCTTCAAATGAAGTATGTAAATTGCAAGAAACCTAAGCACACTACGAGAGGAACGAACGACTGAACGAGCCACGTTGTGCCGGTCCGTGTCCGCTTCTCCTTGACCTTTCTAACTAGCCGGTGGCAGCTTGCACCAGCTCCACCGCCCAGCTACTGTGTATCTATATGCCCCGGCCCTGACGCGCGCGCCTTCATATCATCATAGCTTCGGGAAGGCATCCATCCATGATTCGCGCCACACGTACGGCGAGACACGCCCACGTGGtctggccgccggccggcaagcgccgccgccacacaCCGGCGGATCACCGCCCGCAGCGCGGGCACGCGGTGGCCGAGTCAAaacgaggacggcggcgcgatATGGGGTTACGCTTCGAGGACGCTACGCGGTCCGATCCACCGCTGTTCGCCCGGCGACAGCTTTTCCCCGCGGGCTTGCCGGTTCGGTTTCACCGTTAGAGCGTGTGTGAGCTTTGCTTGGAAATTAAACGTTTTTTACACGCCGAATAATGCATGCCACTGTTAGCGTTCCTGTGTGGAGAGCTGGTGCCGGGCACAGGGTAAAAGAGGCTGGTATCTAGCCCATATTTATTAGGCTCGTTGACAGCTGCAGCCACCCGAATACAAACCTGTTCTAATATCTACATCACTACATGAAGAACTCCTAACTACCAATTTTAGAAGCAGGTAGGCAGGGCTAAAAGGACGTAGTACAACTTTAGAAGCAGCTAGGTAGGCGCTacccttctcttctcctcctcggcgaCACAAGTCTGCAGTTTTGCGGTGCCGCCATGATGATGGAGCCGAAGGGTGTAGGGTACGCTCTGTGGCATCATGGTGGTGATACGTGATTTGCTGGGCCATCCTTAGCACAGACGTCGTGGAGGCGACGGGGAGCGAGAAGCTGCCGCAAGCGATGCCCGGCGGCAAGTCGTGAGACGTTGGGAGGCGCCCCGCTGCTAGGAGGAGCACGGTCGGGAGGAGTGCGCGGCCAGGAGGAGCGCGCGGTGGCTGGGAGGAGTGCGGCGACCGGGAGGAGCATGGCAAGCGGACGCGCGGCATCGGCAAGGAGGTGTAGGTAGTGGAGGGCGCTGCGCGTGGGCAGCGATAGAGGGCGGCGACAGAAACGGAGGTGGAGGTATGGCGGCATGGCGAGTGGAGGCACGGTGGTGGCGTTGCCTCAGCTGGGTTGCCATAGCAGTTGTTCGGGAGTGCCGAACCATGTACATGTAGCGAGAGGTTGTATTGCTCTGGGTGAAAGCCCTCACCGGTCTTCGTGCTGGTGGACTTGACGGCGACGTCCTAGGATATTGTTTTCCCCGTTGGGGGCGTCATGTTAGAATTACGACCCTACTGCACGGGGTTTTCTGGGTAAAAACCCTATCCAGATCCTGGACGAGCAACGGTGGCGCCATTGGtgtcgtgccctccttggaggcgtcgtctctagagacccaacttAGTTCATGGCATTGCTGAACCATGACAAGCCAAGGGCGGCAACTCCGCCGCGTGGTGAGTTTAATGGGTGTTTGTCTAGCCCATGTGTAGGCGATCGAAGTTACGGTGGTGGCCAGAGGTTGTTGCATGGTTGTCGGATTTgactgcttgcagcggactgcggCAGCTGACGTTGTTGAGCAGCAATCAGTGCAGTAtgggactgcgtcggaggatGGCGCTTGTGGCAATGACAATGTGGGATAACTAGGCTTGCAGTAGACCATGGCAGGTTGCTCAGCTTAGCTAGGCTatccggtgcggtacatcgttggaagacggcgcaagcgacttctctggCTTGCTGACATGACGGAGAAGACTATATACGAGGGTGAAGCAACAAGGTGAAGTCGACACACTACGACGGCTTGGCTGTTCTATGGAGATCTTGGGGAGCGGAGCAATATCGCTCAACACTCTAACAGCGATAAAAGAAATGGATCCGTGACGTGGAGTACTGCGACGAGCGTGGCGAGCCCCCCGCGCGCGGTGTAtcttcgaggcgacgagagGCAGAGTCCAAtggcggatgtggcgaggctcccgcgcgttgtgttatcgtggcggcgactgcgaggcagcctacGAGAGGTCCGAATTTGATGCTATCACCCTGTCAAGTGGAGAGTGATGTTACAACAGCACTATGGCAGAAGGCCTGCATGGTGATGGCCTTCTCGGTTCAACGTCGACGTTAGGTTACGCTGAGAGGTTTCAGTGACTTTTTGACCGTGTGTATGGTGGTACAAGTTGCAGTAAGGCTTCGGTTCTGTCACTGAGGTGTTGAGAGGAGTGGAGTTTGGCGacggttgatgtcccaatccaaccggccgatATGTTGTAGAGTTGAGTTGCATGTGAGGGAGTGGTGCGATATTCATTGATGATCCAATCCAATCTATCGGTGTTTGCTtcgttttttcctttttaatattTTCGTTCAGTTCgaacttcatcttcttttttaatataattggcagcTCGTTTCAAAACAAATAACTACGGCCACCTCAGGCCGGCTGAAACTAACCCAAATATCGCAGCCCTCTCTCGATATCGTCTGCACACGGCAGCCAGGCGTCcggtgcggcggcgccatggcttCCCGAAGAGAGAGTTCAGATGTTCATGTATTCTTGCTGCCGCCTTGGGGTCCTCCTACTTCGGGTTTgaacggcgcgcggcggcgctaggCTCTCGAAACTCTCCCCGACACGCCACTGACATCGCGCGCAACTCTTTTTCGCGTGTACGTCACGGTGTCAacgtcatgcatgcatggcatggcatggttACCATTCGATTCGGTTCGTGCGCGCGCGCACGTTGCGAACGTATGTAGAGTTGGACACGAAAACTATAAACGCCCTCTTTGCCACAAATACAATCTGCATACGTAGTTAGAATTTGGAGGTGAAACCACCCAAACAAAACCAAATGAATGCAACCCAAAGCTGCTCTGCCATTGCCCATCGGCTCGTCATGTCCCCGTTGCTATTCAATTCCTTACGATGTGTTTCGGGATCAGACGAAGGCGTGCAGTCATTTTAACCTGCCAAGTCCCTTCGCTCGAGGACCAGAAACAAAAAGATCTCAGAGCCATTGCCAGTTTACATGACCACACATTACACATCAGAACTGCGCTAGCAAGCGAGTGGCGAGCAGATTTACACGCACATGCGCGttcgatctcctcctccgaACTGCTCGACTGCATGACGCTGTAGCGCACCGCCCAATCCCCACGTGAAATGTCATGTCAGATCGCCGCTCGTCAAAAGGCACGGCCGAACCGGGCGCACGGAACATGCGACACGTCCGCCCTCGAAAGCGCGGGACGAGGCGGCACCCAACCCAACTACCCAAGCGTCAATCAGAggccaccgcgcgcgcgcgtccTCGCCCCAGGCCTGATGACCACCTCACACGATCGAGTGGTCGCTCTCGTCACCGGCCCGGGGCTCGCACCGCCTCGCCCGCTTTGCCGTTCTCGCGAAAGCCGCGGGCGCCAGTTCGGCACCTAGCCGAGTGGATAGCGTAGGCCGCCGTACGGGGAACGAAACCTGCCGCGATGCCGAGCCGATCGATGCGACGAGCACGAGCACGTTACCCCCCGGCGGTCACGCGTCGCTGGCCGCGCGCCGGAACAGGGCGCCAGGCAGCCCCCTGCCGTTTTCGGAGTCCCCCAGCGCGTCGCGTCGGCGTCGGGGCGCGACGAGGCCCTGCCGAACGGCCATTCTCGGACGACAGGGGACGGGAGGGACGGAGGAGAAGAGTCCACTCCTCCTCGTCACGTCACCGCGCGCACCTAGTAGACAAGCGTTCCGGCACTCTGGCACGCGCCTAACTCTCGTCCACCCAACGGGTTCGGCGATCGgcgccagctcctcctcctatTTAGGCCTCACTGTGCCGTCGGGCTCGCGGATACCCCTCTCAAGTTCCAAGCCCTTCGTCGCCGATCTTCACGCTCGCACACGCCCCGTTTCCATTTCCGCCGCTGCGACTGCGAGTCTGCGAGCATCGCGGGTTTGTCACGAGGTATCGCGTTGGTTCTTTGCCTTGCTGAATTGCTATCGTGATTTGCTCAGTTCAAGCCGTAGTTGCTCTGTcgctgttttttttcctttagaAATCATCTGTTGTTGATCGTCATGGCTTTTTCTTCGATCTTCTGCGTCGATCAAAGACGAAAATGAGTTGCATCATGGAAAGATGTTCATGCGAAGTGGTCGTATAGTAGTCTCAAATAGAAAAGGGTGTTCTGTAAAAACAAATTCCTCTCTGTCGAATCGAACAGTACGTTACTGCTTTTCTCCTTCGTCTAAGATGTTGGTTTCTTGTATCATTGCAGGTTTCAAGCATCGCCACCAACGCGATGGACGAGTTCCCTCTGATCAGCGACCACAGTATGCTCCTCCAAGGCCACGGCATGTTCGGCGCTGAAGGATGCCTCGGCATCCGCAGTTCTTCAGGCGTTCTTTCGTCTGACGGCAAGACAGTCCCAACACAAGATGACCGCAAGAACAAGGGGAAAGACATGTTCTACTCCGACTGGCCTGAGCTGGCCTGTTTCGAGCCAAGCCCGAGGTAAATCCCCTTGCAATCCTTAATGAGCACGTGCCTTAAAATTTTACCATCAGCAGCGCCACCGTTTTCTGATGACTcgacatttttttcctttcattttttgTGAAGAAATTTGGATCCCACGTTTGAGATAGGGAGCAACTATTTTGAGGACGCACTATGGTCCTCAATTTTCTCACCAGAGGCTAAGCTTGTACCAAGCAGCTACTTTGACGATATCGATTTCTCGAGTGATCGAAGTGGGAGCACCGTGGTCAAGGTACTTACAAATTGTGTCTTCCTGATTTTGAAGGTCATATGATGCAATGGAATTTTTCTGgaagaaaaatgatgcaaagGATTTCCTACCCAGGGTAGTAGCTTCTCTTATCACGCGAAGGGTCCAGACCTTGCCCTCTTCAATATGCAGCACATCACCAGCCTTGACCATATTTTCATGCAAAAAATTTGGTTCCATCGAGCAACATTTtaatttcttttctcttccacCTTCTGCAGACAAATCCGACAAAAACCAAGCAACAGCCCAGGAAAGGAGCAAGTGATACACCTTTGAATGGCGATGCACATGCCAGCTCCTCTTCCTGCCTTTCTGATGCTATAGAGCTCGCGAACCAGATAAGTGGCTGCGAGGGACTAGAGGCTATTTTTAGCTCAAGTCAGGAAATGCAAGACCCCACGGCATCTAGCAGCATGTGCAGTGGTGAAACAGCAGCTTCGTCTGCTTTCTCAGGTCCAGACTTCGTTGCTGCTCATCGCATCCCTTGTCCTTCGAAGAAGCCGCACGATCCGTTTAGCAGGGCTCCTGACATGATCCTCGAGGAGA contains:
- the LOC101768847 gene encoding uncharacterized protein LOC101768847, which translates into the protein MTSLSQCHWSTVHLVYIYASTPVATLYTPHFDRAIPTRPVRSRLAPMYSCEQDHTAAARTAFADTGYHRACAAPRSLQPAAAHRPGQQVLLPAAAAAVAAVQPRRAKSKKRGAPSRPSSSSSRRSSTTVVATDVSNFRAMVQELTGFPPAAIFRPLPRRVHAASPFVGVSGGAGQGCSGSERRGHGGSEATNSGTRVVGGGGGTSPDAPAAALPVMAQPPPPQCAPLGVFDGLADLGSPEFDSWGDLTIE
- the LOC101783681 gene encoding annexin D7, encoding MATLTVPAAVPPVAEDCEQLHKAFEGWGTNEKLIISILAHRDAAHRRAIRRAYAEAYGKELLRALGDEIHGKFERAVILWTLDPAERDAVLANEEAKKWHPGGRVLVEIACARTPAQLFAAKQAYHDRFKRSLEEDVAAHITGDFRKLLVPLVSAYRYDGPEVNTSLAHSEAKILHEKIHKKAYSDEEIIRILTTRSKAQLLATFNSYKDQFDHPINKDLKADPKDEFLATLRAIIRCFTCPDRYFEKILRLALGGMGTDEDDLTRVITTRAEVDLKLIKEAYQKRNSVTLERAVAKDTTRDYEDIILALLGAE
- the LOC101784084 gene encoding uncharacterized protein LOC101784084, with protein sequence MDEFPLISDHSMLLQGHGMFGAEGCLGIRSSSGVLSSDGKTVPTQDDRKNKGKDMFYSDWPELACFEPSPRNLDPTFEIGSNYFEDALWSSIFSPEAKLVPSSYFDDIDFSSDRSGSTVVKHAKNLVPSSNILISFLFHLLQTNPTKTKQQPRKGASDTPLNGDAHASSSSCLSDAIELANQISGCEGLEAIFSSSQEMQDPTASSSMCSGETAASSAFSGPDFVAAHRIPCPSKKPHDPFSRAPDMILEEMAENPLDMYFPLLETYEQPEMLMSDTTSAQKHRFPEEFAGSSALNCAESQFCSKEMASVGFHGQPSSAMVLPAVPVKDLGFQKLQEGMNQLDLATKGRIRDALYRLANSVEQRHCVAGSGGGGLRSSGSKRFRPGGWTETQTDPMDQSVAQLLLQKPSYRKAALQHRVTYSSTRDPSRPLQE